One genomic region from Calypte anna isolate BGI_N300 chromosome 17, bCalAnn1_v1.p, whole genome shotgun sequence encodes:
- the POMT1 gene encoding protein O-mannosyl-transferase 1 isoform X1: protein MLGLVKKPFVVAVEINISLVAVTVMGLMSRLWGLSYPRAVVFDEVYYGQFVSLYMKRIFFVDDSGPPFGHMLLALGGYLGGFDGNFLWNRIGAEYSMNVPVWSLRLLPALAGALCVPLAYQILIELHFSHCAALGAAFLILLENSLITQSRFMLLESILIFFILLAVLSYLKFYNLQRHSSFSGSWWCWLLLTGVACSCAVGVKYMGLFTYMLLLAVSGLHFWHMIGDQNFSNVSLVYHFLARGLALILIPVTIYLSFFYVHLTLLYRSGHHDQIMTSAFQASLEGGLARITQGQPLEVAYGSQITLRNVLGKPVQCWLHSHTNTYPIRYENGRGSSHQQQVTCYPFKDVNNWWIVKDPGMQQLVVSNPPRPVRHGHIVQLVHGITTRYLNTHDVAAPISPRSQEVSCYIDYNISMPAQNLWRVEIVNRESDTDLWKTILSEVRFVHVNTSAVLKLSGASLPEWGYRQLEVVGEKLSKGYHQSMVWNVEEHRYGKSQEQKDREVELHSPTQMDISKNLSFMAKFTELQWKMLTLKNEDTEHKYSSSPLDWITMDTNIAYWLHPTSGAQIHLLGNVVTWASANVAALIYTSLSLWYLIRRRRKIYDIPEDAWQLWVSAGGICLGGWAVNYLPFFLMEKTLFLYHYLPALTFQILLIPVVLQHLGNHLCRPPLLKSMFSALVVAWFSSIYLVYCTFSPVTYGEPSLSVPELKDLRWKDSWNILIRKQ from the exons ATGCTGGGGCTTGTGAAGAAGCCATTTGTGGTTGCTGTGGAGATCAACATCAGCCTGGTGGCAGTGACTGTGATGGGATTAATGAGCCGCCTCTGGGGGCTTTCCTATCCACGGGCTGTAGT ttttGATGAAGTTTATTATGGCCAGTTCGTTTCACTCTACATGAAGAGGATCTTCTTTGTGGATGACAGTGGCCCACCCTTCGGCCACATGCTGCTGGCATTGGGAG GTTACCTAGGAGGATTTGATGGGAACTTCTTATGGAACAGAATTGGAGCTG AATACAGCATGAATGTTCCTGTTTGGTCCTTGcgcctcctgccagccctggcaggTGCTCTCTGTGTGCCTTTGGCCTACCAGATTTTGATAGAACTGCACTTCTCCCACTGTGCTGCACTTGGAGCTGCTTTTCTCATACTCTTAG AGAACTCCTTGATCACACAGTCAAGGTTCATGCTCCTGGAAtcaatactgattttttttattctacttGCAGTTCTGTCCTACCTAAAGTTCTACAATTTGCAAAGGCACAG CTCCTTTTCTGGCAGCTGGTGGTGTTGGCTTCTGTTGACTGGAGTAGCTTGTTCTTGTGCAGTTGG AGTGAAATACATGGGCCTGTTTACCTATATGCTGCTCTTGGCTGTCTCAGGACTCCATTTCTGGCACATGATAGGAGACCAGAACTTCTCAAAT GTTTCCTTGGTGTACCATTTTCTGGCTAGGGGTCTGGCCCTCATCCTCATCCCTGTGACAATATACCTGTCCTTCTTCTATGTTCACCTGACACTGCTGTATCGCTCTGGGCATCATGACCAGATCATGACAAGTGCTTTCCAAGCCAGCCTAGAG GGTGGGCTGGCTCGGATCACTCAGGGTCAGCCCTTGGAGGTGGCCTATGGCTCCCAGATTACTCTGAGGAACGTGCTGGGCAAGCCTGTGCAGTGCTGGCTCCATTCCCACACAAATACTTATCCCATCAG GTATGAGAATGGGCGAGGCAGTTCCCATCAGCAGCAGGTGACCTGCTATCCCTTCAAGGATGTGAACAACTGGTGGATTGTCAAAGATCCTGGAAT gcagcagctggtggtGAGTAACCCCCCCAGGCCTGTCAGGCACGGACACATCGTGCAGCTGGTCCATGGCATCACCACTCGGTACCTCAACAC GCATGATGTTGCTGCCCCTATTAGCCCCCGCTCCCAAGAAGTTTCCTGCTATATTGATTATAACATCTCCATGCCAGCACAGAACCTGTGGAGAGTG GAAATTGTGAACCGGGAGTCTGACACAGACTTGTGGAAGACAATTCTGTCAGAAGTGAGGTTTGTTCACGTGAACACCTCTGCAGTGTTGAAG CTCAGTGGAGCATCTTTACCTGAGTGGGGATACCGGCAGCTGGAGGTGGTCGGAGAGAAGCTGTCCAAAGGCTACCACCAGAGCATGGTCTGGAATGTGGAGGAGCACAGATATGGGAAAA gcCAAGAGCAAAAAGATAGGGAAGTGGAACTCCACTCTCCCACGCAGATGGACATAAGTAAAAACCTCAGCTTCATGGCAAAGTTCACAGAGTTGCAG tggaaAATGCTCACATTAAAAAACGAAGACACAGAACATAAATACAGCTCCTCTCCTCTTGACTGGATCACAATGGACACAAATATTGCCTACTGGCTCCACCCGACCTCTGGT gcCCAGATCCACCTCCTTGGGAATGTTGTCACCTGGGCTTCAGCTAATGTTGCTGCTCTGATCTACACCTCTTTGTCCCTGTGGTACTTGATACGTCGACGAAGAAAAATTTACGACATTCCTGAAG ATGCGTGGCagctgtgggtgtcagctgggGGGATCTGCCTGGGAGGCTGGGCTGTGAACTACCTGCCCTTCTTCCTGATGGAGAAGACACTTTTCCTGTACCACTACCTGCCTGCCCTCACATTCCAGATTCTCCTGATCCCCGTTGTACTACAGCATCTTGGCAATCATCTCTGCAG GCCCCCACTTCTCAAGAGCATGTTCAGTGCATTGGTCGTTGCCTGGTTCTCTTCCATTTACCTTGTCTACTGCACCTTCAGCCCTGTCACCTATGGGGAGCCCTCTCTGTCTGTTCCTGAACTCAAGGACTTGCGGTGGAAGGACAGCTGGAACATCCTGATCCGAAAACAGTAA
- the POMT1 gene encoding protein O-mannosyl-transferase 1 isoform X2, producing the protein MLGLVKKPFVVAVEINISLVAVTVMGLMSRLWGLSYPRAVVFDEVYYGQFVSLYMKRIFFVDDSGPPFGHMLLALGGYLGGFDGNFLWNRIGAEYSMNVPVWSLRLLPALAGALCVPLAYQILIELHFSHCAALGAAFLILLVLSYLKFYNLQRHSSFSGSWWCWLLLTGVACSCAVGVKYMGLFTYMLLLAVSGLHFWHMIGDQNFSNVSLVYHFLARGLALILIPVTIYLSFFYVHLTLLYRSGHHDQIMTSAFQASLEGGLARITQGQPLEVAYGSQITLRNVLGKPVQCWLHSHTNTYPIRYENGRGSSHQQQVTCYPFKDVNNWWIVKDPGMQQLVVSNPPRPVRHGHIVQLVHGITTRYLNTHDVAAPISPRSQEVSCYIDYNISMPAQNLWRVEIVNRESDTDLWKTILSEVRFVHVNTSAVLKLSGASLPEWGYRQLEVVGEKLSKGYHQSMVWNVEEHRYGKSQEQKDREVELHSPTQMDISKNLSFMAKFTELQWKMLTLKNEDTEHKYSSSPLDWITMDTNIAYWLHPTSGAQIHLLGNVVTWASANVAALIYTSLSLWYLIRRRRKIYDIPEDAWQLWVSAGGICLGGWAVNYLPFFLMEKTLFLYHYLPALTFQILLIPVVLQHLGNHLCRPPLLKSMFSALVVAWFSSIYLVYCTFSPVTYGEPSLSVPELKDLRWKDSWNILIRKQ; encoded by the exons ATGCTGGGGCTTGTGAAGAAGCCATTTGTGGTTGCTGTGGAGATCAACATCAGCCTGGTGGCAGTGACTGTGATGGGATTAATGAGCCGCCTCTGGGGGCTTTCCTATCCACGGGCTGTAGT ttttGATGAAGTTTATTATGGCCAGTTCGTTTCACTCTACATGAAGAGGATCTTCTTTGTGGATGACAGTGGCCCACCCTTCGGCCACATGCTGCTGGCATTGGGAG GTTACCTAGGAGGATTTGATGGGAACTTCTTATGGAACAGAATTGGAGCTG AATACAGCATGAATGTTCCTGTTTGGTCCTTGcgcctcctgccagccctggcaggTGCTCTCTGTGTGCCTTTGGCCTACCAGATTTTGATAGAACTGCACTTCTCCCACTGTGCTGCACTTGGAGCTGCTTTTCTCATACTCTTAG TTCTGTCCTACCTAAAGTTCTACAATTTGCAAAGGCACAG CTCCTTTTCTGGCAGCTGGTGGTGTTGGCTTCTGTTGACTGGAGTAGCTTGTTCTTGTGCAGTTGG AGTGAAATACATGGGCCTGTTTACCTATATGCTGCTCTTGGCTGTCTCAGGACTCCATTTCTGGCACATGATAGGAGACCAGAACTTCTCAAAT GTTTCCTTGGTGTACCATTTTCTGGCTAGGGGTCTGGCCCTCATCCTCATCCCTGTGACAATATACCTGTCCTTCTTCTATGTTCACCTGACACTGCTGTATCGCTCTGGGCATCATGACCAGATCATGACAAGTGCTTTCCAAGCCAGCCTAGAG GGTGGGCTGGCTCGGATCACTCAGGGTCAGCCCTTGGAGGTGGCCTATGGCTCCCAGATTACTCTGAGGAACGTGCTGGGCAAGCCTGTGCAGTGCTGGCTCCATTCCCACACAAATACTTATCCCATCAG GTATGAGAATGGGCGAGGCAGTTCCCATCAGCAGCAGGTGACCTGCTATCCCTTCAAGGATGTGAACAACTGGTGGATTGTCAAAGATCCTGGAAT gcagcagctggtggtGAGTAACCCCCCCAGGCCTGTCAGGCACGGACACATCGTGCAGCTGGTCCATGGCATCACCACTCGGTACCTCAACAC GCATGATGTTGCTGCCCCTATTAGCCCCCGCTCCCAAGAAGTTTCCTGCTATATTGATTATAACATCTCCATGCCAGCACAGAACCTGTGGAGAGTG GAAATTGTGAACCGGGAGTCTGACACAGACTTGTGGAAGACAATTCTGTCAGAAGTGAGGTTTGTTCACGTGAACACCTCTGCAGTGTTGAAG CTCAGTGGAGCATCTTTACCTGAGTGGGGATACCGGCAGCTGGAGGTGGTCGGAGAGAAGCTGTCCAAAGGCTACCACCAGAGCATGGTCTGGAATGTGGAGGAGCACAGATATGGGAAAA gcCAAGAGCAAAAAGATAGGGAAGTGGAACTCCACTCTCCCACGCAGATGGACATAAGTAAAAACCTCAGCTTCATGGCAAAGTTCACAGAGTTGCAG tggaaAATGCTCACATTAAAAAACGAAGACACAGAACATAAATACAGCTCCTCTCCTCTTGACTGGATCACAATGGACACAAATATTGCCTACTGGCTCCACCCGACCTCTGGT gcCCAGATCCACCTCCTTGGGAATGTTGTCACCTGGGCTTCAGCTAATGTTGCTGCTCTGATCTACACCTCTTTGTCCCTGTGGTACTTGATACGTCGACGAAGAAAAATTTACGACATTCCTGAAG ATGCGTGGCagctgtgggtgtcagctgggGGGATCTGCCTGGGAGGCTGGGCTGTGAACTACCTGCCCTTCTTCCTGATGGAGAAGACACTTTTCCTGTACCACTACCTGCCTGCCCTCACATTCCAGATTCTCCTGATCCCCGTTGTACTACAGCATCTTGGCAATCATCTCTGCAG GCCCCCACTTCTCAAGAGCATGTTCAGTGCATTGGTCGTTGCCTGGTTCTCTTCCATTTACCTTGTCTACTGCACCTTCAGCCCTGTCACCTATGGGGAGCCCTCTCTGTCTGTTCCTGAACTCAAGGACTTGCGGTGGAAGGACAGCTGGAACATCCTGATCCGAAAACAGTAA
- the POMT1 gene encoding protein O-mannosyl-transferase 1 isoform X3 has product MLGLVKKPFVVAVEINISLVAVTVMGLMSRLWGLSYPRAVVFDEVYYGQFVSLYMKRIFFVDDSGPPFGHMLLALGGYLGGFDGNFLWNRIGAEYSMNVPVWSLRLLPALAGALCVPLAYQILIELHFSHCAALGAAFLILLENSLITQSRFMLLESILIFFILLAVLSYLKFYNLQRHSSFSGSWWCWLLLTGVACSCAVGVKYMGLFTYMLLLAVSGLHFWHMIGDQNFSNVSLVYHFLARGLALILIPVTIYLSFFYVHLTLLYRSGHHDQIMTSAFQASLEGGLARITQGQPLEVAYGSQITLRNVLGKPVQCWLHSHTNTYPIRYENGRGSSHQQQVTCYPFKDVNNWWIVKDPGMQQLVVSNPPRPVRHGHIVQLVHGITTRYLNTHDVAAPISPRSQEVSCYIDYNISMPAQNLWRVEIVNRESDTDLWKTILSEVRFVHVNTSAVLKLSGASLPEWGYRQLEVVGEKLSKGYHQSMVWNVEEHRYGKSQEQKDREVELHSPTQMDISKNLSFMAKFTELQWKMLTLKNEDTEHKYSSSPLDWITMDTNIAYWLHPTSGAQIHLLGNVVTWASANVAALIYTSLSLWYLIRRRRKIYDIPEGLTP; this is encoded by the exons ATGCTGGGGCTTGTGAAGAAGCCATTTGTGGTTGCTGTGGAGATCAACATCAGCCTGGTGGCAGTGACTGTGATGGGATTAATGAGCCGCCTCTGGGGGCTTTCCTATCCACGGGCTGTAGT ttttGATGAAGTTTATTATGGCCAGTTCGTTTCACTCTACATGAAGAGGATCTTCTTTGTGGATGACAGTGGCCCACCCTTCGGCCACATGCTGCTGGCATTGGGAG GTTACCTAGGAGGATTTGATGGGAACTTCTTATGGAACAGAATTGGAGCTG AATACAGCATGAATGTTCCTGTTTGGTCCTTGcgcctcctgccagccctggcaggTGCTCTCTGTGTGCCTTTGGCCTACCAGATTTTGATAGAACTGCACTTCTCCCACTGTGCTGCACTTGGAGCTGCTTTTCTCATACTCTTAG AGAACTCCTTGATCACACAGTCAAGGTTCATGCTCCTGGAAtcaatactgattttttttattctacttGCAGTTCTGTCCTACCTAAAGTTCTACAATTTGCAAAGGCACAG CTCCTTTTCTGGCAGCTGGTGGTGTTGGCTTCTGTTGACTGGAGTAGCTTGTTCTTGTGCAGTTGG AGTGAAATACATGGGCCTGTTTACCTATATGCTGCTCTTGGCTGTCTCAGGACTCCATTTCTGGCACATGATAGGAGACCAGAACTTCTCAAAT GTTTCCTTGGTGTACCATTTTCTGGCTAGGGGTCTGGCCCTCATCCTCATCCCTGTGACAATATACCTGTCCTTCTTCTATGTTCACCTGACACTGCTGTATCGCTCTGGGCATCATGACCAGATCATGACAAGTGCTTTCCAAGCCAGCCTAGAG GGTGGGCTGGCTCGGATCACTCAGGGTCAGCCCTTGGAGGTGGCCTATGGCTCCCAGATTACTCTGAGGAACGTGCTGGGCAAGCCTGTGCAGTGCTGGCTCCATTCCCACACAAATACTTATCCCATCAG GTATGAGAATGGGCGAGGCAGTTCCCATCAGCAGCAGGTGACCTGCTATCCCTTCAAGGATGTGAACAACTGGTGGATTGTCAAAGATCCTGGAAT gcagcagctggtggtGAGTAACCCCCCCAGGCCTGTCAGGCACGGACACATCGTGCAGCTGGTCCATGGCATCACCACTCGGTACCTCAACAC GCATGATGTTGCTGCCCCTATTAGCCCCCGCTCCCAAGAAGTTTCCTGCTATATTGATTATAACATCTCCATGCCAGCACAGAACCTGTGGAGAGTG GAAATTGTGAACCGGGAGTCTGACACAGACTTGTGGAAGACAATTCTGTCAGAAGTGAGGTTTGTTCACGTGAACACCTCTGCAGTGTTGAAG CTCAGTGGAGCATCTTTACCTGAGTGGGGATACCGGCAGCTGGAGGTGGTCGGAGAGAAGCTGTCCAAAGGCTACCACCAGAGCATGGTCTGGAATGTGGAGGAGCACAGATATGGGAAAA gcCAAGAGCAAAAAGATAGGGAAGTGGAACTCCACTCTCCCACGCAGATGGACATAAGTAAAAACCTCAGCTTCATGGCAAAGTTCACAGAGTTGCAG tggaaAATGCTCACATTAAAAAACGAAGACACAGAACATAAATACAGCTCCTCTCCTCTTGACTGGATCACAATGGACACAAATATTGCCTACTGGCTCCACCCGACCTCTGGT gcCCAGATCCACCTCCTTGGGAATGTTGTCACCTGGGCTTCAGCTAATGTTGCTGCTCTGATCTACACCTCTTTGTCCCTGTGGTACTTGATACGTCGACGAAGAAAAATTTACGACATTCCTGAAGGTCTGACCCcatg A
- the UCK1 gene encoding uridine-cytidine kinase 1, whose protein sequence is MASAGGSEPERPHPKPFLIGVSGGTASGKSTVCEKIMELLGQNEVERRQRKVLILSQDSFYKVLTAEQKAKALKGQYNFDHPDAFDNDLMHSTLKNIVEGKTVEVPAYDFVTHSRLAETTVVYPADVVLFEGILVFYNQDIRDMFHLRLFVDTDSDVRLSRRVLRDMKRGRDLEQILTQYTTFVKPAFEEFCLPTKKYADVIIPRGVDNMVAINLIVQHIQDILNGDICKWQRGAVNGHGRTYKRPFPEQTEGSSVLAPGKRSHLESSSRPH, encoded by the exons ATGGCCTCCGCCGGCGGTAGCGAACCCGAGCGGCCTCACCCCAAACCTTTCCTCATCGGTGTCAGCGGCGGCACCGCCAGCGGCAAA TCCACAGTCTGTGAGAAGATCATGGAGCTTCTGGGGCAGAATGAGGTGGAGCGGCGGCAGCGGAAGGTCCTCATCCTCAGCCAGGACAGCTTCTACAAGGTGCTGACCGCCGAGCAGAAGGCCAAAGCGCTGAAGGGACAGTACAACTTCGACCACCCGG ATGCTTTTGATAATGATTTGATGCATTCAACCCTGAAGAACATTGTTGAGGGCAAAACGGTTGAGGTACCAGCGTACGACTTTGTGACCCATTCTCG GCTGGCAGAGACAACTGTGGTCTATCCTGCTGATGTTGTCCTCTTTGAGGGAATCCTGGTTTTCTACAACCAAGACATTCGGGACATGTTCCACCTCCGGCTCTTTGTGGATACAGACTCCGACGTTCGGCTGTCCCGCAGAG TTCTGCGGGATATGAAACGTGGGAGGGACCTTGAGCAGATCCTCACCCAGTACACCACGTTTGTCAAACCTGCCTTTGAGGAGTTCTGTTTGCCG ACAAAGAAGTATGCAGATGTGATCATTCCCCGAGGAGTTGACAACATGG TTGCTATAAACCTCATCGTGCAGCACATTCAGGACATCCTCAACGGAGACATCTGCAAGTGGCAGCGTGGGGCAGTGAACGGGCACGGTCGGACCTACAAGCGCCCGTTCCCTGAGCAAACTGAGGGCAGCAGTGTGCTGGCACCTGGCAAGCGCTCCCACCTGGAGTCCAGCAGCCGCCCACACTAG
- the PRRT1B gene encoding proline rich transmembrane protein 1B, whose protein sequence is MEEQTLSRPRGYGPPAQGAEHSGGSGAAGGLPGSSTHCDSTTSCGNRPTVVATVTNATFEPDPPPYSPPDPKSLHLYQPFPAGFSQQVPVVYQPGPGPGPGPGPFLPQGVPPASLPYSTYNVHPSTGPLPTGRGQRLPNDYMVESVLVTVFCCLLTGLIAAIYSHETRAALDRGDIAQANVASRKARSLVLISLFFGLFTSITWVIYVVLSLYL, encoded by the exons ATGGAGGAGCAGACACTGTCCAGGCCCCGGGGCTATggccccccagcccagggagcagagcaTTCGGGGGGCAGTGGGGCAGCTGGGGGGCTGCCCGGCTCCAGTACCCACTGTGACTCCACCACGAGCTGTGGGAATAGGCCCACGGTGGTGGCAACAGTGACCAACGCGACCTTTGAGCCGGACCCACCACCCTACTCACCCCCCGACCCCAAGAGCCTTCACCTCTACCAACCCTTCCCGGCTGGATTCTCCCAGCAAGTACCTGTTGTCTACCAGCCTGGACCAGGACCGGGACCAGGACCAGGACCCTTCCTACCCCAGGGTGTCCCACCTGCCTCCCTGCCCTACAGCACT TATAACGTGCACCCAAGCACGGGCCCTTTGCCCACCGGCCGTGGGCAGCGCCTGCCCAATGACTACATGGTGGAGTCAGTGCTGGTGACTgtcttctgctgcctgctgacTGGGCTCATTGCTGCCATCTACTCTCATGAG ACCCGGGCTGCGCTGGACCGTGGGGACATAGCCCAAGCAAATGTGGCATCCAGAAAGGCCCGGTCACTGGTCCTCATCAGTCTCTTCTTCGGGTTGTTCACCTCCATCACTTGGGTCATCTACGTCGTGTTGTCCCTGTACCTATGA